A window of Stenotrophomonas indicatrix genomic DNA:
CGAGCAGCTGCTGGCGGCCATGCCGGTCACCAGCATGCGCCTCAGCGCCAACAGCATGTACAACCCGACGGGTGAAGACCTGACCGGCGTCAACCGTCGTTTCAATGAAAGCGGCGGCCGTTCGTTCAACCAGAACGTCAAGAACTGGCACTTCTACGGTGGCTTCGAAGGCTTCTTCGAATTCGCGGACCGTAACTTCGACTGGGATGTCGGCTACCGCTACGACAAGACCGACCAGAACGACCTGACCTACGGCCTGTTCAATCTGGCCAACCTGCGCAACGCTTACGGCCCGTCCGAAATGCGTGGCGGCGTGCCGGTCTGCGTCACCGCCCCGGGCGGCGACATCATTCCGGAGTGCGTGCCGGTCAACGCTCTGGGCCCGGAAGGCTCGATCAGCCAGGCCGCGCTCGACTACACTTCGTTCACCGCACACGATTCGGCCAGCCTGGTGTCCAAGGGCTACTACGCCAACATCTCCGGTGAAATCGTGCAGCTGCCGGCCGGCGCTCTGGCCTTCGCTGCCGGTTACGAGTACCGCAAGGAGACCGGTCAGTTCGATCCGGACGCCTTCATCGCTGCAGGCCTGAGCACCGGCAACGGCGCAAAGCCGACCAAGGGCGGCTACGACCTGGATGAAGTCTTCCTGGAACTGTCGATCCCGGTGCTGGCCGACCTGCCGGGCGCCAAGCTGCTCGACTTCAGCGCGGCGACCCGCTACTCGAAGTACAGCAACTTCGGCAATACCACCAACAACAAGTTCGGTTTCCGCTGGAAGCCGATCGACGACCTGATGATCCGCGGCAACTACTCGGAAGGCTTCCGCGCGCCGAGCATCAGCAACCTGTATGGCGGTGACGGCGACTCGTTCGAAACCTACGCCGATCCGTGCGCGGCTGCCAACGGCCCGACCGGTGCGGTGCTGGCCCAGTGTATCGCCCAGGGCGTTCCGGCTGGCTTCGTCCAGCCCAACACCAAGGACGACGATGGCGTTCCGCAGTCGGGCGCGGCCCAGACTGCCGAGCCGTTCACCTGGAAGTCGAACCCGAACCTGAAGCCGGAAACCTCGACCAGCAAGACGCTGGGCCTGGTGTGGAGCCCGAGCTTTGTCAGCGGCCTGAACGTGACCCTGGACTGGTGGCAGATCAAGATCGAAGACGCCATCACCCGTCCGGCGATCCAGGACATCATGAACTACTGCTACGGTGGTTCCCCGGCAGAACAGGCCGCGTACTGCGGTCTGATCACCCGTGATCCAGCCTACGGCACCATCGAAGAACGCTACACCATCACCAACGTCGACATGCCGCTGCAGAATCTGGCGTCGTACAAGGTGGAAGGCTGGGATCTGGGCGTGCTGTACCGCCTGCCGGAAACCTCGTTCGGCCAGTTCACCGTCAGCTGGGACAGCACCTACCTTTCCAAGTGGGAAACCAAGGCCACCGAAGATTCCGAGGTGGAAGGCCGCCAGGGTCGCTATCTCGACCAGGATCCGTACTGGCGCATCCGCTCCAACCTGTACGTCGACTGGTCCTTCGGCGACTTCGGCGTCAATTACGGCCTGCGTTACAAGTCCGGCATGACCGAAGACTGCCTGCTGGGCGGCGCACTGCGCAGCTACTGCTCCGATCCGGATGGCCGCAAGAACCACATGGGCTCGACCACTTACCACGACATCCAGGTGCGCTACAACACCCCGTGGAAGGGCACGATCATGCTGGGTCTGAACAACGCATGGGACAAGCAGCCGCCGGTCTCTTACTCGACCTCGTACAACATGTTCGACCCGCAGTACGACCTGCCGGGCCGCTACATGTACATGCAGTACAAGCAGAAGTTCTGATCGCTCCACTGATCAGCTGATGCAGCAACGGCCCCGCAAGGGGCCGTTGTTTTTTGTGCGCTCGTTGCTGGCGTCAACACCAACGAAAAAGGCCGCGGCACTGCCGCGACCTTTCTGCGTCCAGCGATGAAGAACGCTCAGCCGTTCGGAATCAGCGTGTCGATCAGGTGTTCGACATACGCTTCGAAATCCTCGCGCGCCTGCTTGGGCTGCTGCAGCTGCAGCGACAACTGCAGGAAGCCCACATACGCTGCATACGCAAGGCGTGCGCGATGGCGTGCATCGGTCGAGCTCAGGCCCGCCTGGCGGAATGAGGCGATCAGGTAATCGAGCCGTCGCTGCGACACTCGGTCGATCACCGGCCGCACCATCGGATGGTCCAACGCTTTCAGCAGCTCGCTGTAGATGATGTGCGGCTGCACTTCGTGCGCCACCATCTGGAACAGCTGGCGCAGGCGCACGCGCGGATCCGGCACGTCTTCCAGGCTGCCGAACACCTGTTCCTGCTCGAACAGTTCCCAGCGTTCCAGCGCGGCCTGCAGCAGTGCATCACGCGAGGGGAAATGCCAGTAGAAACTGCCCTTGGTCACGCCAAGGCGGCGCGCCAGCGGCTCCACCGCGACGGCGCTCACACCTTGCTCGGCAATCAGATCGAGGGCCGCCTGGGCCCAGTCTTCGGCACTCAGGCGGCTGTTGCGGCCGGCACGCGGTTCGCCGGCGGAAGCGTCAGGTTGATTCATGTGCTGATTTAACCATACGCCGGGGTTCGTTGCAGTACGCGGTTGCGGCCGAAACCGTCGGCAGCCGGGCCGAGAGGCATTTCCGCAGCAAACCATACCCTGCAGTATTGACATCCCGCCGAACCCATCCATACTAGCGAGTATGGTTACGTCCCCTACTCCCGCTGCATTCCATGACCTGCGCCTGGAGGCGGCCCACGGTGCCTCGCTGGCGGCAACCGCCAGCACCTCCGGCCGTCGCGGGCGCGTATTGTTCGCGCATGGATTTGGCCAGACCCGCCATGCCTGGACGACGACGGCCAAGGCATTGTCGGCTGCCGGCCTGCAGACCCTGGCTTACGACGCCCGGGGTCACGGCGATTCCGACTGGAATGCGGCCGATCTGGCGTACCACGGTGAGCAGTTCGCCGATGACCTGATCGTGCTGGCCGGCGAACAACCGCGACCGCCGGTGCTGGTGGCTGCCTCGATGGGCGGCCTGTTCGGCCTGCTGGCCGAATCACGCTGGCCAGGCCTGTTCTCGGCCATGGTGCTGGTGGATATCACCCCGCGCTGGGATACCGCTGGCGTCGAGCGCATCCTTGCCTTCATGACCGCGCATCCGGAAGGATTCGCCTCGCTGTCGCAGGCTGCCGATGTGATTTCGGCCTATGTGCCGCATCGCCCGCGCAAGTCCGAAGACTCGCTGCGCGCCCTGCTGCGCGAAGATGGCCACGGTCGCTGGCGCTGGCACTGGGACCCGCGCCTGGTGGCCGAACTGGCCCGTGACAGCGAGCAGCACCAAGACGCACTGGCCGAAGCCGCGCGCCAGGTGAAGTGCCCCCTGCTGCTGGTCAGCGGTGGCCGCAGCGATCTGGTCACCCCGCAGACGGTGGCCGAATTCCTGGCATTGGCGCCACACGCGCGCCACGTACAGTTGCCGCAGGCCACGCACATGGTCGCCGGTGATGACAACGACGCCTTTACCGCTACTGTGTTGGACTATCTGGACGTGTTGCCCGCAGCGGATGCTGCAGCTTCGTCCGCCATAAACGAGCACGTCACCGGAGCACGCTCATGAGCCTCGTCATTCCCTTCCTCGCCCTGCTGCTGGCAGGCGCGTTCGTCGCCTACCACCGCATGCGCCTGCTGACCTGGACGCTGATCAGCGTGGCCCTGCTGGTGGCCTGCTGGTTCATCCCCTACGTCAACCAGACCGCCACGATCGTCGCTGCCGCGATACTGGCCGTGATCGTCGTGCCGCTGCTGCTGCCGTTCATCCGCAAGCCGCTGCTGACCGGCCCGATGATGAAGGTGTTCCGCAAGGTGCTGCCGCCGCTGTCGCAGACCGAGCGCATCGCCCTTGAAACCGGCTCGGTCGGCTTCGAAGGCGAACTGTTCACCGGTGATCCGGACTGGAACATCCTGCTGAACTACCCCAAGCCGCAGCTGACCGCTGAAGAACAGGCCTTCCTCGATGGCCCGGTCGAACAGCTGTGCACGATGGTCAACGACTGGGAAATCACCCACGTCCATGCCGACCTGCCGCCGGAACTGTGGGCCTTCATCAAGAAGAACAAGTTCTTCGGCATGATCATTCCGAAGGAATACGGCGGCCTGGGCTTCTCCGCGCTGGCCCACCACAAGGTGATCCAGAAGCTGGCCTCGGTGTCTTCGGTGGTCAGTTCGACCGTCGGCGTGCCCAACTCGCTGGGCCCGGGTGAACTGCTGGTGCATTACGGCACCCAGGAACAGAAGGACCAGTACCTGCCGCGTCTGGCCGATGGCCGTGAAGTGCCCTGCTTCGGCCTGACCGGTCCGTTCGCCGGCTCCGACGCGACCTCGATTCCCGACTATGGCATCGTCTGCAAGGGCGAGTGGAACGGCGAGCAGGTGCTCGGCGTCAAGCTGACCTTCGACAAGCGCTACATCACCCTGGCGCCGGTCGCCTCGCTGATCGGCCTCGCCTTCCGCATGTACGATCCGGATGGCCTGATCGGCCAGACCCGCGACATCGGCATCACCCTGGGCCTGCTGCCGCGCGAGACCGCCGGCGTCGAGATCGGCCGTCGCCACTTCCCGCTGAACTCGACGTTCCAGAACGGCCCGATCCGCGGCAAGGACGTGTTCATTCCGCTGACCCAGCTGATCGGTGGCGCTGCGATGGCCGGCAAGGGCTGGAACATGCTCAACGAGTGCCTGGCCGTGGGTCGTTCGATCACCCTGCCTTCCACCGCCAGCGGCGGTGCCAAGGCCGGTGCCGCAGTCACCGGCGCCTATGCGCGCATCCGCAAGCAGTTCGGCCTGTCGGTCGGCCGCTTCGAAGGCGTGGAAGAAGCGCTGGCCCGCATCGGTGGCAAGGCGTACAAGATCAGCGCGCTGTCGCAGGCCACCGCCGCTGCTGTGGACCGCGGTGACGTGCCGTCGGTGCCGTCGGCGATCGCCAAGTACCACTGCACCAACATGAGCCGCGAAGTCATCTCGGACATGATGGACGTGATCGGCGGCAAGGGCATCATCCTGGGGCCGCGCAACTTCGCCGGCCGCAGCTGGCAGGCCGCGCCGATCGCCATCACGGTGGAAGGCGCCAACATCATGACCCGCAGCCTGCTGATCTTCGGCCAGGGTGCGATCCTCTGCCACCCGTGGGTGCTGAAGGAAATGAAGGCCGCGCAGGACCCCGACACCCGTGCGGGCCTGCAGGACTTCGACCGCAGCCTGTTCGGCCACATCCGCTACGGCATCTCCAACGCCGTTCGTTCGTTCTGGTTCGGCCTGACCGGCGCACGCTTCGGCGCTGCCCCGGGCGACGCCTACACCCGCCGCTACTTCCGCAAGCTGGACCGTTACTCGGCCAACCTGGCGCTGATGGCCGACATCTCGATGATGACGCTCGGCGGCAAGCTGAAGTTCAAGGAATCGCTGTCCGGCCGCCTGGGCGACGTGCTGAGCCATGTCTACATGACCAGCGCCATGCTCAAGCGTTACCACGACGAAGGCGCGCCGCAGGCGGACCAGCCGCTGCTGGCCTGGGCCTTCCATGACAGCGTGCACAAGATCGAGGAATCGCTGTCGGCTGCCCTGCGCAACTTCCCGATCCGTCCGATCGGCTGGTTGATGTGGGCACTGATCTTCCCGCTGGGCCGTCGTGCCGAGGCCCCGGGC
This region includes:
- a CDS encoding acyl-CoA dehydrogenase, whose protein sequence is MSLVIPFLALLLAGAFVAYHRMRLLTWTLISVALLVACWFIPYVNQTATIVAAAILAVIVVPLLLPFIRKPLLTGPMMKVFRKVLPPLSQTERIALETGSVGFEGELFTGDPDWNILLNYPKPQLTAEEQAFLDGPVEQLCTMVNDWEITHVHADLPPELWAFIKKNKFFGMIIPKEYGGLGFSALAHHKVIQKLASVSSVVSSTVGVPNSLGPGELLVHYGTQEQKDQYLPRLADGREVPCFGLTGPFAGSDATSIPDYGIVCKGEWNGEQVLGVKLTFDKRYITLAPVASLIGLAFRMYDPDGLIGQTRDIGITLGLLPRETAGVEIGRRHFPLNSTFQNGPIRGKDVFIPLTQLIGGAAMAGKGWNMLNECLAVGRSITLPSTASGGAKAGAAVTGAYARIRKQFGLSVGRFEGVEEALARIGGKAYKISALSQATAAAVDRGDVPSVPSAIAKYHCTNMSREVISDMMDVIGGKGIILGPRNFAGRSWQAAPIAITVEGANIMTRSLLIFGQGAILCHPWVLKEMKAAQDPDTRAGLQDFDRSLFGHIRYGISNAVRSFWFGLTGARFGAAPGDAYTRRYFRKLDRYSANLALMADISMMTLGGKLKFKESLSGRLGDVLSHVYMTSAMLKRYHDEGAPQADQPLLAWAFHDSVHKIEESLSAALRNFPIRPIGWLMWALIFPLGRRAEAPGDRLSRRVAALLMAPNEARDRLASGVFLTPCENNPGGRINSYLSKAIMAEPVERKFLKALKSKGIEALDFNSQLDEAVAEGVITQDERSLLEELRTLTLDTITVDDFDTHELRAASYYDRQNKDPHSQAA
- a CDS encoding alpha/beta fold hydrolase — protein: MVTSPTPAAFHDLRLEAAHGASLAATASTSGRRGRVLFAHGFGQTRHAWTTTAKALSAAGLQTLAYDARGHGDSDWNAADLAYHGEQFADDLIVLAGEQPRPPVLVAASMGGLFGLLAESRWPGLFSAMVLVDITPRWDTAGVERILAFMTAHPEGFASLSQAADVISAYVPHRPRKSEDSLRALLREDGHGRWRWHWDPRLVAELARDSEQHQDALAEAARQVKCPLLLVSGGRSDLVTPQTVAEFLALAPHARHVQLPQATHMVAGDDNDAFTATVLDYLDVLPAADAAASSAINEHVTGARS
- a CDS encoding TetR/AcrR family transcriptional regulator, whose translation is MNQPDASAGEPRAGRNSRLSAEDWAQAALDLIAEQGVSAVAVEPLARRLGVTKGSFYWHFPSRDALLQAALERWELFEQEQVFGSLEDVPDPRVRLRQLFQMVAHEVQPHIIYSELLKALDHPMVRPVIDRVSQRRLDYLIASFRQAGLSSTDARHRARLAYAAYVGFLQLSLQLQQPKQAREDFEAYVEHLIDTLIPNG
- a CDS encoding TonB-dependent receptor; amino-acid sequence: MNFQSNKLRDAVVVALIAGAATSVTAQAQEATNLDRISVTGSRIKSTDIETSQPVLSLTRADIEKQGVTSVADILQRVAANGAALNRTFNNGGDGSAGISLRNLGSDRTLVLVNGRRWTTGLDGSVDLNTIPTAMIERIDILKDGASTIYGSDAIAGVVNIITKQNFDGAEANFYKGQYSDGDGEREAADFTIGTTTDRASLMLGVSYVKEGKVMAGDRKISAGGPPFFDGQSSTGMPGSYIRNDERYVLINGVETPFNANVHGYNTAPDNYLLTPQERTSLFASGSYNVTDNITFRTEAMYNERKSEQLLAAMPVTSMRLSANSMYNPTGEDLTGVNRRFNESGGRSFNQNVKNWHFYGGFEGFFEFADRNFDWDVGYRYDKTDQNDLTYGLFNLANLRNAYGPSEMRGGVPVCVTAPGGDIIPECVPVNALGPEGSISQAALDYTSFTAHDSASLVSKGYYANISGEIVQLPAGALAFAAGYEYRKETGQFDPDAFIAAGLSTGNGAKPTKGGYDLDEVFLELSIPVLADLPGAKLLDFSAATRYSKYSNFGNTTNNKFGFRWKPIDDLMIRGNYSEGFRAPSISNLYGGDGDSFETYADPCAAANGPTGAVLAQCIAQGVPAGFVQPNTKDDDGVPQSGAAQTAEPFTWKSNPNLKPETSTSKTLGLVWSPSFVSGLNVTLDWWQIKIEDAITRPAIQDIMNYCYGGSPAEQAAYCGLITRDPAYGTIEERYTITNVDMPLQNLASYKVEGWDLGVLYRLPETSFGQFTVSWDSTYLSKWETKATEDSEVEGRQGRYLDQDPYWRIRSNLYVDWSFGDFGVNYGLRYKSGMTEDCLLGGALRSYCSDPDGRKNHMGSTTYHDIQVRYNTPWKGTIMLGLNNAWDKQPPVSYSTSYNMFDPQYDLPGRYMYMQYKQKF